Proteins from one Malania oleifera isolate guangnan ecotype guangnan chromosome 4, ASM2987363v1, whole genome shotgun sequence genomic window:
- the LOC131153221 gene encoding tyrosine-protein phosphatase DSP3-like, translated as MCVILEGEGNDAALVPPPNFSMVEEGIYRSAFPQPPNFSFLRTLNLRSVVCLCTEPYPEENLEFFRLQNIRLFQFGIEGKKESSVSIPRDVIKEALKVLIDVRNHPVLIHCKRGKHRTGCLVGCLRKLQNWCLASIFEEYQRFAGAKSRTTDLRFIETFDVLPLRQCLYSIIYQYQGYGPNKRRLLYREEHLHKPQIKSI; from the exons ATGTGTGTGATTCTGGAAGGCGAAGGCAACGACGCCGCTTTGGTCCCGCCCCCCAACTTCTCCATGGTCGAAGAAGGCATCTATCGATCGGCATTCCCTCAACCCCCCAATTTCTCCTTTCTTCGAACCCTGAACCTCCGATCCGTcgt GTGCTTGTGTACTGAGCCGTATCCGGAGGAAAATTTGGAATTTTTTCGTTTGCAGAATATTCGGCTCTTTCAGTTTGGAATTGAAGGAAAGAAG GAGTCTTCTGTGTCTATCCCCAGGGATGTCATTAAGGAGGCTTTGAAAGTCTTGATTG ATGTCAGAAATCATCCTGTTTTGATCCATTGCAAACGTGGAAAG CACCGAACTGGCTGTCTTGTTGGctgcttgagaaagttgcagAATTGGTGTTTGGCTTCCATCTTTGAGGAGTATCAGCGTTTTGCCGGTGCAAAATCCAGGACTACTGATTTGAGGTTCATAGAGACGTTTGATGTCCTGCCTCTGAGGCAGTGTCTTTACAGCATTATCTACCAGTACCAAGGATATGGTCCAAACAAGAGGCGCTTGCTTTACAGAGAAGAGCATTTACACAAGCCTCAGATAAAATCAATATAG